A region from the Acidobacteriota bacterium genome encodes:
- a CDS encoding gamma carbonic anhydrase family protein → MPVYPYRGQLPVLGHRVFIAPTAVVVGDVELGDDVSFWFGAVARGDVHSIRVGAGTNVQDGAVLHVTGGRFDLQIGAGVVIGHGAVVHGCRVEDGALIGIGARVLDGAVVEAGAQVGAGAVVAPGKRVPAGHLVMGVPARVARPLSEEEIAAIGDNARRYAKLKDEYRQMLAETDRGAEA, encoded by the coding sequence ATGCCCGTCTACCCCTATCGCGGCCAGCTGCCGGTGCTCGGTCACCGCGTCTTCATCGCCCCCACGGCAGTCGTGGTGGGGGATGTGGAGCTGGGGGACGACGTTTCCTTTTGGTTCGGTGCGGTGGCCCGCGGTGACGTCCATTCCATCCGCGTCGGGGCTGGTACCAACGTCCAGGACGGTGCGGTGCTGCACGTCACCGGCGGCCGTTTCGACCTCCAGATTGGTGCCGGAGTGGTCATCGGTCATGGCGCCGTGGTCCACGGTTGCCGGGTGGAGGATGGCGCCCTCATCGGCATCGGTGCCCGGGTCCTCGACGGAGCGGTGGTGGAGGCTGGCGCCCAGGTGGGAGCCGGCGCGGTGGTGGCACCGGGCAAGCGGGTACCCGCCGGCCACCTGGTGATGGGAGTGCCGGCGCGGGTGGCGCGGCCTCTGAGCGAGGAGGAGATCGCCGCCATCGGCGACAACGCCCGACGCTACGCCAAGCTCAAGGACGAATACCGCCAGATGTTGGCGGAGACGGATCGCGGCGCGGAAGCATGA
- the ribD gene encoding bifunctional diaminohydroxyphosphoribosylaminopyrimidine deaminase/5-amino-6-(5-phosphoribosylamino)uracil reductase RibD gives MRPPKTWWNSAPGSSLLPSSSSSRRYLRRALSLAARGRYGTSPNPRVGAVLVRDGEVVGEGYHRRPGGPHAEVEALRQAGDAARGATLYVTLEPCSHHGRTPPCADAVLEAGVARVVACHRDPNPQVAGNGFQRLRDAGVEVEWGLETGEDTTRDAVALNLPFLTSLVLQRPAVTVKWAMSLDGRIATASGESQWISSPQGRRWALDLREEHDAILVGSGTAVADDPRLNRRMSKAPGPILRVVMDRRLRLPPTARLFQVEGEVVVYTESPDEAAHRRLEEAGATVVADLPGGVEPVSVLADLHRRGVQSLLVEGGGVLLASFVEAQLFDRVAVDCAPMLIGGAGAPGPLGGAGALSLTEAPRIEELVIRRRGGDLILEGFREGCLPDLLRSVVG, from the coding sequence GTGAGGCCGCCGAAGACCTGGTGGAATTCCGCCCCCGGGAGTTCGCTTCTGCCCTCATCCTCTAGCTCCCGCCGCTATCTCCGCCGGGCCCTGAGCCTCGCCGCCCGGGGCCGCTACGGCACCTCTCCCAACCCGCGGGTCGGGGCGGTGCTGGTGCGCGACGGCGAGGTGGTGGGGGAGGGCTACCATCGCCGCCCCGGCGGCCCCCACGCCGAGGTGGAAGCCTTGCGCCAGGCCGGTGACGCCGCCCGCGGCGCCACCCTCTACGTCACCCTCGAGCCGTGCAGCCATCACGGCCGCACCCCGCCCTGTGCCGATGCCGTGCTGGAAGCCGGCGTCGCCCGGGTGGTGGCCTGCCACCGCGACCCCAACCCGCAGGTGGCCGGCAACGGCTTCCAGCGCCTGCGGGACGCCGGCGTGGAGGTGGAGTGGGGCTTGGAGACCGGCGAGGATACGACCCGCGACGCCGTGGCCCTCAATCTACCTTTCCTCACCAGTCTGGTGCTCCAACGCCCGGCGGTGACGGTGAAATGGGCCATGAGCCTCGACGGCCGCATTGCCACCGCCAGCGGCGAGAGCCAGTGGATCTCCTCCCCCCAGGGGCGCCGTTGGGCCCTGGACTTGCGGGAAGAGCACGACGCCATCCTGGTGGGCAGCGGCACCGCCGTGGCGGACGATCCGCGCCTCAATCGGCGTATGAGCAAGGCCCCCGGGCCGATCCTGCGGGTGGTCATGGACCGCCGTTTGCGGCTGCCGCCGACGGCCCGCCTCTTCCAGGTCGAGGGAGAGGTGGTGGTGTACACTGAATCGCCGGACGAGGCGGCTCATCGGCGGCTGGAAGAGGCCGGGGCGACGGTAGTCGCGGATCTGCCCGGCGGCGTCGAGCCCGTCTCGGTGCTCGCCGATCTGCACCGGCGCGGTGTTCAGAGCCTGCTGGTGGAGGGCGGTGGAGTGCTGCTGGCCTCCTTCGTCGAGGCGCAGCTCTTCGACCGCGTCGCCGTCGATTGTGCTCCGATGCTCATCGGCGGTGCCGGGGCGCCGGGGCCTTTGGGCGGAGCCGGGGCCCTCTCCCTCACCGAGGCGCCGCGGATCGAGGAATTGGTCATCCGTCGCCGTGGCGGCGACCTCATCCTGGAAGGATTTCGCGAAGGATGTTTACCGGACTTGTTGCGGAGCGTGGTCGGCTGA
- a CDS encoding HD domain-containing protein has product MALSLKLRQVLFLLILLAGVIPLAISTAVLTGPTQDLLRTQEQTDLTRTAGALSREVDRYLIEARHQLELLGETILAATADQAPPQVEGEAAASPDGRSDGELVGPANIELILRSPGFGRFLQSFFREHSDWPLLAVVDSAGRGPQFTSQTVTPAMNRAVAEAFQQAVTHGEPVYRFVKDLDAQRPAVVLAVPVGLARAASGAGNDSGAAVEDSGGAVETAPALVLEAVLQPPRLIDDLAGGVGRGGPEDAFLIDREGQLIWASTDSEERQRALLESELISSFVQRPMPLTEIYPVTVAGESQRMIAIVSPIEEPGWGVVVHRPEASAFANVRRLLFTALVSSLFLVLLALIIAYLASGWIGQPIQRLAATTHDIAAGDFSSRVDTAGLRFELGDLAADFNAMGSTVERYVAQLQRAAQANRELFIGSLRAFTAAIDAKDPYTRGHSERVAAVARTIARHLGQPEDFQSRLWIAALLHDVGKIGVEDRILKKGGVLAPEEYEQMKMHTVIGADIMAPIEQLREALPVIRWHHENWNGRGYPDGLKGEQIPLQARIVAVADTFDAITTNRPYQNAYTLEYAVETITKLTGARFDAKIVTAFLKAVKKGEIKPAKAVPAEPANVSLASG; this is encoded by the coding sequence ATGGCACTTTCCCTCAAGCTCCGACAAGTCCTCTTTCTCCTGATCCTTCTTGCCGGAGTCATCCCTCTGGCCATCAGCACCGCTGTCCTCACCGGCCCCACCCAGGACCTCCTGAGGACCCAGGAACAAACCGATCTGACTCGCACCGCCGGGGCTTTGTCCCGGGAGGTCGACCGCTATCTCATCGAGGCCCGGCACCAGCTGGAATTGCTCGGTGAGACCATCCTCGCCGCCACTGCCGACCAGGCGCCGCCGCAGGTCGAGGGTGAGGCTGCGGCCTCGCCGGACGGTCGCTCCGACGGGGAGCTGGTGGGACCGGCCAATATCGAGTTGATTCTGCGCTCCCCCGGATTTGGCCGCTTCCTCCAGAGCTTCTTCCGGGAGCACAGCGACTGGCCGTTGCTGGCGGTGGTGGATTCCGCGGGGCGCGGGCCGCAATTCACTTCCCAGACGGTGACGCCGGCGATGAACCGGGCGGTGGCGGAAGCGTTTCAACAGGCCGTCACCCACGGTGAGCCGGTCTATCGCTTCGTCAAAGATCTCGACGCCCAGCGGCCGGCGGTGGTGCTGGCGGTGCCGGTGGGGCTGGCGCGGGCAGCCAGCGGCGCCGGGAACGACAGTGGCGCAGCCGTGGAGGACTCCGGCGGTGCGGTGGAGACCGCGCCGGCACTGGTGTTGGAGGCGGTGCTGCAGCCGCCCCGGCTGATCGACGATCTGGCCGGCGGAGTCGGTCGCGGAGGCCCCGAGGACGCCTTCCTCATCGACCGCGAAGGCCAGCTCATCTGGGCCAGCACCGACTCCGAGGAACGGCAGCGGGCGCTGCTGGAATCGGAGCTCATCTCCAGCTTCGTCCAGCGCCCCATGCCCCTGACCGAAATCTATCCGGTGACGGTGGCGGGGGAGAGCCAGCGCATGATCGCCATCGTCAGCCCCATCGAGGAGCCGGGCTGGGGTGTGGTGGTGCACCGGCCGGAGGCTTCCGCCTTCGCCAACGTGCGCCGGCTGCTCTTCACCGCCCTGGTCTCCTCCCTCTTCCTGGTGCTGCTGGCGTTGATCATCGCCTACCTGGCCTCCGGCTGGATCGGCCAGCCCATCCAGCGGCTGGCGGCCACCACCCACGACATCGCCGCCGGCGATTTCAGCAGCCGCGTGGACACCGCCGGCCTGCGGTTCGAGCTCGGCGATCTGGCGGCGGACTTCAACGCCATGGGCAGCACCGTGGAGCGCTATGTCGCCCAGCTGCAACGGGCGGCCCAGGCCAACCGCGAGCTGTTCATCGGCTCCCTGCGCGCGTTCACCGCCGCCATTGACGCCAAGGACCCCTACACCCGCGGCCACTCGGAGCGGGTAGCGGCGGTGGCCCGCACCATCGCCCGGCATCTGGGGCAGCCGGAGGACTTCCAGAGCCGGCTGTGGATCGCCGCCTTGCTCCACGACGTAGGAAAGATCGGCGTCGAGGACCGCATCCTCAAGAAGGGTGGGGTGCTGGCGCCGGAAGAATATGAGCAGATGAAGATGCACACGGTCATCGGCGCCGACATCATGGCCCCCATCGAGCAGCTACGGGAGGCGCTGCCGGTGATCCGCTGGCACCATGAGAACTGGAACGGCCGCGGCTATCCCGACGGTCTCAAGGGCGAGCAGATCCCCCTCCAGGCGCGCATCGTGGCGGTGGCGGACACCTTCGACGCCATCACCACCAACCGGCCGTACCAGAACGCCTACACCCTGGAGTACGCCGTCGAGACCATCACCAAGCTCACCGGCGCTCGCTTCGACGCCAAGATCGTGACCGCATTCCTCAAGGCGGTGAAGAAGGGGGAGATCAAGCCTGCCAAGGCGGTGCCGGCGGAGCCGGCCAATGTTTCCTTGGCCTCCGGTTGA
- a CDS encoding riboflavin synthase, protein MFTGLVAERGRLIAAPTPSGQGGRRLELVHSLELSERLSPGASLAVSGVCLTVTDLSPGRTVVELSPETLSRTTLGDLDARDEVNLEPALRMGDPLGGHWVQGHVDTTVEVVERRDLDEHRELFFSLPADLAPFLVEKGSVTLDGVSLTVAAQAADRFSVALIPHTLEITTLSELQVGGRVNLEIDVLAKYVHQALAARGVTGGLTGGATE, encoded by the coding sequence ATGTTTACCGGACTTGTTGCGGAGCGTGGTCGGCTGATCGCCGCTCCTACCCCTTCCGGCCAGGGAGGACGGCGGCTGGAGCTGGTGCACAGCCTGGAGCTCAGCGAGCGCCTCTCCCCGGGGGCCAGCCTGGCGGTGTCCGGCGTCTGCCTGACGGTCACCGATCTGAGCCCCGGCCGCACGGTGGTGGAGCTATCGCCGGAGACCCTCTCCCGCACTACCCTCGGCGACCTCGACGCCCGGGACGAGGTCAACCTGGAACCCGCCCTGCGCATGGGCGACCCCCTGGGCGGGCATTGGGTCCAGGGCCACGTGGACACCACCGTCGAGGTGGTGGAGCGCCGGGATCTGGACGAGCATCGGGAGCTTTTCTTCTCCCTGCCGGCGGACCTGGCACCGTTTCTGGTAGAGAAGGGATCGGTGACCCTCGACGGCGTCAGCCTGACGGTGGCGGCCCAAGCGGCAGACCGATTCTCCGTCGCCCTCATCCCCCACACCCTGGAGATCACCACCCTTTCGGAGCTGCAGGTGGGCGGCCGGGTGAACCTGGAGATCGACGTCCTGGCCAAGTACGTCCACCAGGCCCTGGCAGCCAGAGGAGTGACGGGTGGATTGACGGGGGGAGCGACGGAGTGA
- the aroB gene encoding 3-dehydroquinate synthase — MSNGPQRLSLRHPGGTTTVFVGSGVVEASRASSSKWLTDRLVFLLSSPRILELHGDAIQELLAPARRVVTLTAPEGEEAKSLEVAGRLWAEMLESGGKRDSRLVAFGGGSIGDLGGFLAGCFLRGIEYLQLPTTLLAQVDASLGGKTAVDHGATKNSIGLFHHPALVLSEISFLATLPKEELRAALAEVVKMALLLDPLLMEWVERDLNKLLAGDPAALEPVVVASAKAKLRVVERDPEEGDQRRLLNFGHTLGHALEVALGYQDLRHGEAVAYGMLFALRLAENRGLEKAVAERLRRLLRRFRLPPLPPVEVDELMEIMARDKKAQRGGLVWVLPAAAGEGRMVGDVEPEEVRRELEEFLRDPLPEEE; from the coding sequence ATGAGTAACGGGCCCCAGCGGCTGAGCCTGCGCCATCCCGGCGGCACCACCACGGTTTTCGTCGGCAGCGGCGTGGTGGAGGCCTCTCGCGCATCCTCCAGCAAGTGGCTGACGGATCGCCTGGTCTTCCTGCTCAGCAGTCCGCGAATTCTGGAGCTCCACGGTGATGCCATCCAGGAGTTGCTGGCGCCGGCACGGCGGGTGGTGACCCTCACCGCTCCCGAGGGGGAGGAGGCCAAGAGTCTGGAGGTGGCCGGGCGCCTGTGGGCGGAAATGTTGGAGTCCGGAGGCAAGCGGGACAGCCGGCTGGTGGCCTTCGGCGGCGGCAGCATCGGCGATCTGGGTGGGTTTCTTGCCGGCTGCTTCCTGCGCGGCATCGAGTACCTCCAGCTGCCCACCACCCTGCTGGCCCAGGTGGACGCCTCGTTGGGAGGCAAGACCGCCGTCGACCACGGCGCCACCAAGAACAGCATCGGTCTTTTCCATCATCCGGCGCTGGTGCTCAGCGAGATCTCCTTCCTCGCCACTCTGCCCAAGGAGGAGCTGCGGGCGGCGCTGGCGGAGGTGGTGAAGATGGCGCTGCTCCTCGATCCGTTGCTGATGGAGTGGGTAGAGCGGGACCTGAACAAGCTCCTGGCCGGCGATCCGGCAGCGCTGGAGCCGGTGGTGGTGGCTTCCGCCAAGGCCAAGCTACGGGTGGTAGAGCGGGATCCGGAGGAAGGAGACCAGCGCCGTCTGCTCAACTTCGGCCACACCCTGGGCCACGCCTTGGAGGTGGCCCTGGGCTATCAAGACCTGCGCCACGGTGAGGCGGTGGCCTACGGCATGCTCTTCGCGCTCCGGCTGGCGGAGAACCGCGGTTTGGAGAAGGCGGTGGCGGAGCGCCTGCGCCGCCTGCTGCGCCGCTTCCGCCTGCCGCCGCTGCCGCCGGTGGAGGTGGACGAGCTGATGGAGATCATGGCCCGGGACAAAAAAGCCCAGCGCGGCGGTCTCGTTTGGGTGCTGCCGGCGGCCGCCGGCGAAGGGCGCATGGTGGGGGACGTCGAGCCCGAGGAAGTGCGGCGGGAGCTGGAAGAGTTCCTCCGCGATCCGCTGCCGGAGGAGGAGTGA
- the ftsY gene encoding signal recognition particle-docking protein FtsY, giving the protein MTDSENEESLEIAPEAQIPEQIQQRGFLGKLKRGLFMTHTELLEKVSDAMEGRATLDQETLEYLEEVLISADLGVETALELVEAVKQQVRPGQGGDIVRIREILADEMAVLLLDAPQPPKRTDGPLVTLMVGVNGVGKTTTIAKLAKRSLNQGEKVLLAAGDTFRAAAIEQLQLWGERLGVGVVSQSSGADPAAVVFDALQAARARGIDHLIVDTAGRLHTKEHLMKELAKIRRVVGREAADWQVRTLLVLDATTGQNALSQARQFTSVAEVDGVILSKMDGTAKGGMAVAVARDLRLPVLYIGVGEAAEDLVEFRPREFASALIL; this is encoded by the coding sequence ATGACGGATTCAGAGAACGAAGAATCGCTGGAGATTGCGCCGGAAGCGCAAATTCCAGAGCAGATCCAACAGCGCGGTTTCCTGGGCAAGCTCAAACGCGGCTTGTTCATGACCCACACCGAGCTGCTGGAGAAGGTCAGCGACGCCATGGAGGGTCGCGCGACCCTCGACCAAGAGACCTTGGAGTACCTGGAAGAGGTGCTCATCAGCGCCGACCTGGGGGTAGAGACCGCCCTCGAGCTGGTGGAGGCGGTGAAGCAGCAGGTGCGCCCCGGCCAGGGCGGCGACATCGTGCGCATCCGCGAGATCCTGGCGGACGAGATGGCGGTGTTGCTCCTCGACGCGCCCCAGCCTCCCAAGCGCACCGACGGGCCGTTGGTGACCCTGATGGTAGGGGTCAACGGGGTCGGCAAGACCACCACCATCGCCAAGCTCGCCAAGCGTTCCCTGAACCAGGGTGAGAAGGTACTGCTGGCCGCCGGCGACACCTTCCGGGCCGCCGCCATCGAGCAGCTCCAGCTCTGGGGCGAGCGCCTGGGGGTGGGAGTGGTCAGCCAGAGCTCCGGCGCCGATCCGGCGGCGGTGGTCTTCGACGCCCTGCAGGCGGCCCGCGCCCGCGGCATCGATCACCTCATCGTCGACACCGCTGGCCGCCTGCACACCAAAGAGCATCTGATGAAGGAGCTGGCCAAGATTCGCCGCGTGGTAGGCCGGGAAGCCGCCGATTGGCAGGTGCGCACCCTGCTGGTGCTCGACGCCACCACCGGTCAGAACGCCCTCTCCCAGGCCCGCCAATTCACCTCCGTGGCGGAGGTGGACGGCGTCATCCTGAGCAAGATGGACGGCACCGCCAAGGGTGGCATGGCGGTGGCGGTGGCCCGGGACCTGCGGCTGCCGGTCCTCTACATCGGCGTCGGTGAGGCCGCCGAAGACCTGGTGGAATTCCGCCCCCGGGAGTTCGCTTCTGCCCTCATCCTCTAG
- the aspS gene encoding aspartate--tRNA ligase produces the protein MKRLGAGTLTPQQVGETVRLQAWVHRRRDLGGLVFLDLRDRSGVVQAVVEPEDHPQAAADLEPVRAEWVVEVRGTVRRRTEENINPDMATGEVEVVVSEAEVLSPSEVPPFSPDGKVEASEALRLKYRYLDLRSQELQRNLILRDKVTLEILNYFHEHDFLNLETPILTRSTPEGARDYLVPSRVHRGRFYALPQSPQIFKQILMVAGMERYVQIARCFRDEDLRADRQPEFTQVDVELSFPDQEEVYELVEGLFRRVFPLAGIDIETPFPRLTWAEAMARYGSDRPDLRFGLEIQDLSDLLAESAFRGFSQTLADGGVVRAFALPGSTGAAAASRKQLDGWAEIARRHGAMGVLALRRRDGEVQFQVKGVLSDAEEAALVERLELEEGGIALIVAAQEPVACAALGALRLELARHYELVPDGVYKFLWVTDFPLVEWDEDEDRWFSTHHPFTHPDPRDLDKLESDPGAVRSLAYDVVLNGMELGGGSIRIHRSDLQARVFSLLGIDAEEAEQRFGFLLEALRYGAPPHGGIALGLDRLVMVLAGVASIRDVIAFPKTTSATCLMTEAPSPVDPRQLAELGLSLTGKVKDQGGKDSTGEGEG, from the coding sequence ATGAAGCGGCTAGGAGCGGGGACCCTGACCCCGCAGCAAGTAGGCGAGACGGTACGGCTCCAGGCCTGGGTGCATCGGCGCCGGGACCTGGGGGGATTGGTGTTCCTCGACCTGCGCGACCGTAGCGGTGTGGTGCAGGCGGTGGTGGAGCCGGAGGATCATCCCCAGGCCGCCGCCGATCTGGAGCCGGTACGGGCCGAGTGGGTGGTAGAGGTGCGGGGCACGGTGCGCCGGCGCACGGAGGAGAACATCAACCCCGACATGGCCACCGGTGAGGTCGAGGTGGTGGTGAGCGAGGCCGAGGTGCTCAGCCCTTCGGAGGTGCCCCCCTTCAGCCCCGACGGCAAGGTCGAGGCGAGCGAGGCCCTGCGGCTCAAGTACCGCTATCTGGACCTGCGCAGCCAGGAGCTGCAGCGCAATCTGATCCTCCGGGACAAGGTCACCCTGGAGATCCTCAACTACTTCCACGAGCACGACTTCCTCAACCTCGAAACGCCCATCCTCACTCGCTCGACGCCGGAGGGGGCTCGGGATTACCTGGTCCCTAGCCGGGTCCACCGGGGGCGTTTCTACGCCCTGCCCCAATCGCCCCAGATCTTCAAGCAGATCCTGATGGTGGCGGGGATGGAGCGCTACGTGCAGATCGCCCGCTGCTTCCGCGACGAGGATCTGCGGGCGGATCGTCAGCCGGAGTTCACCCAGGTGGACGTGGAGCTCTCCTTCCCCGATCAGGAGGAGGTCTACGAGCTGGTGGAAGGACTGTTCCGCCGGGTCTTCCCGCTGGCGGGCATCGACATCGAGACCCCTTTCCCTCGGCTGACCTGGGCTGAGGCCATGGCGCGCTACGGCAGCGACCGGCCGGATCTGCGCTTCGGGCTGGAGATCCAGGATCTCTCGGACCTGCTCGCCGAGAGCGCCTTCCGGGGCTTCAGTCAGACCCTGGCGGACGGTGGGGTGGTGCGGGCCTTCGCCCTGCCCGGAAGTACCGGAGCCGCCGCCGCCAGCCGCAAACAGCTGGACGGCTGGGCGGAGATCGCTCGCCGCCATGGCGCCATGGGCGTGCTCGCCCTGCGCCGCCGGGACGGCGAGGTGCAATTCCAGGTCAAGGGCGTGCTCAGCGACGCTGAAGAGGCGGCACTGGTAGAGCGGCTGGAGCTCGAGGAAGGGGGCATCGCCCTGATCGTGGCGGCTCAGGAGCCGGTGGCCTGCGCCGCCCTCGGTGCTCTGCGGCTGGAGCTGGCCCGCCACTACGAGCTGGTTCCCGACGGGGTGTACAAATTCCTCTGGGTCACCGACTTTCCGCTGGTGGAATGGGATGAGGACGAGGACCGCTGGTTTTCCACCCACCATCCCTTCACCCACCCGGATCCCCGGGATCTGGACAAGCTCGAGTCGGACCCTGGAGCGGTCCGTTCCCTGGCCTACGACGTGGTGCTCAACGGCATGGAGCTGGGGGGCGGCTCGATCCGTATCCACCGCTCGGATCTGCAGGCGCGGGTCTTCTCGCTGCTGGGCATTGACGCCGAAGAGGCAGAGCAGCGCTTCGGCTTCCTGCTGGAGGCGCTGCGCTACGGGGCGCCGCCCCACGGGGGCATCGCCCTGGGCCTCGATCGGCTGGTGATGGTGCTCGCCGGCGTCGCCTCCATCCGCGACGTCATCGCCTTCCCCAAGACCACCTCCGCGACCTGCTTGATGACCGAGGCGCCGTCGCCGGTGGATCCCCGCCAGCTGGCGGAGCTGGGGCTGAGCCTTACCGGCAAGGTCAAAGATCAGGGAGGAAAAGATTCCACCGGCGAGGGAGAGGGCTGA